A section of the Triticum dicoccoides isolate Atlit2015 ecotype Zavitan chromosome 7A, WEW_v2.0, whole genome shotgun sequence genome encodes:
- the LOC119328463 gene encoding putative pentatricopeptide repeat-containing protein At5g08310, mitochondrial, whose translation MALRRLAGASSPSFSFKSFTTVLPQAAETAPASPSYLAHHLLDEFSRPLASRDGERLRRLAAHLTAPAVESVIARLPSWRHALDFFRWADEQPGFRHSCYSFNAMASLLRRRQPAHLDRLAADALAAGCPMTPGALGFLLRCLGDAGLPDTAALVFDSARARLSCTPNSYTFNCLLDALAKAGRADDAEARLREMMVACGDGSVDKYTLTSLLQCYCNAGRPDDANDVFQRMSQHGWVDEHVLTMLAVAFSKWGKVDGAVELVGRMEVLAMRPSEKTLSVLVHGFAKQRRIDKAIEMFDKMSAYGYVADLPMYGVLIEGLCRQKQIGKALKIFEVMKSSEVVPDVRLLKNMIEAFIHEGDIATVSPFINENAGKLKPSDVTALYNVVLQGLVNHGQVEAAYQLLASRVRGVQGISDGLTVGANVFDTVQDVKPNSDSFNIVVCGLCKVKKLDDALALVKDMVGFGSKGKLLMFNDLIYELCNADRLDEGYKLFNQMKDLGVIPTEFTYNSLFYGICRRKDPNGASDLLREMCTNGHRPWIKNCTEMVQQLCFSGRITEALGFLEEMLKMGFLPDIVTYSAAMNGLCKIGEVDNALGLFRDISAKSYLPDVVAHNILINGFRLSGKLNEAQEIMEEMLEKGLFPSVVTYNLMIDVWCKSGNIEKAVDCLNKMVDEEKSPTIVTYTSLIDGLCGAGRLDEAIVLWHKMSDKNCAPNKIAYTAFLNGLCKCGRVETALTYYEEMMTKGFVLDTFSCLYFINALISNGNTTKGCELLKEVLQRDMTQGDDLKMVGLINKAVEVLSKDGSTSPEISILVEKGLISRAQTMGKKDGN comes from the coding sequence ATGGctctccgccgcctcgccggcgcgtCCTCGCCTTCCTTCTCCTTCAAGTCCTTCACTACTGTTCTCCCACAGGCAGCGGAGACCGCGCCCGCCTCCCCGTCCTACCTCGCCCACCACCTGCTCGACGAATTCTCCCGCCCGCTCGCCTCCCGCGACGGGGAGCGCCTCCGCCGCCTGGCCGCCCACCTCACCGCGCCCGCCGTGGAATCCGTCATCGCGCGGCTCCCCTCCTGGCGCCACGCGCTCGACTTCTTCCGCTGGGCCGACGAGCAGCCGGGCTTCCGCCACTCCTGCTACTCGTTCAACGCCATGGCCTCGCTCCTGCGGCGCCGCCAGCCCGCCCACCTCGACCGCCTTGCCGCCGACGCGCTCGCCGCGGGCTGCCCCATGACGCCCGGCGCGCTGGGGTTCCTCCTCCGCTGCCTCGGCGACGCCGGGCTTCCTGACACCGCCGCCCTCGTCTTTGACAGCGCGAGGGCGCGCCTTAGCTGCACTCCCAACTCGTACACCTTCAACTGCCTTCTTGACGCGCTGGCTAAGGCCGGCCGCGCAGACGACGCGGAGGCGAGGCTCCGGGAGATGATGGTGGCATGCGGCGATGGAAGTGTCGATAAGTACACCCTCACCTCGCTCCTGCAGTGCTACTGCAATGCAGGCCGCCCAGATGACGCCAACGACGTGTTCCAGAGGATGAGCCAGCATGGTTGGGTGGACGAGCATGTGCTGACGATGCTGGCGGTGGCGTTCAGCAAGTGGGGGAAGGTGGACGGGGCGGTTGAGCTCGTGGGGAGGATGGAAGTGTTGGCGATGAGGCCGAGTGAGAAGACACTTAGTGTGCTGGTCCATGGGTTTGCAAAACAGCGCAGGATCGACAAAGCCATTGAGATGTTTGACAAGATGTCTGCTTATGGTTATGTTGCTGATTTGCCAATGTACGGTGTGTTAATTGAGGGTCTCTGCAGGCAGAAGCAAATAGGAAAAGCGCTGAAAATATTTGAGGTAATGAAGAGCAGTGAGGTTGTTCCTGATGTCCGTTTACTCAAGAATATGATTGAGGCTTTCATTCATGAAGGAGATATAGCCACTGTTAGCCCGTTTATCAATGAAAATGCCGGGAAGTTAAAACCCAGTGATGTTACCGCACTGTACAATGTGGTTCTACAAGGGCTTGTTAACCACGGGCAGGTAGAAGCAGCTTATCAGTTGCTCGCCTCAAGGGTACGTGGTGTTCAGGGGATTAGTGATGGTTTGACTGTTGGTGCAAATGTGTTTGATACCGTGCAGGATGTGAAGCCAAACTCTGATTCCTTCAACATTGTTGTGTGCGGCCTTTGTAAGGTTAAGAAGCTGGATGATGCCTTAGCTCTCGTGAAGGATATGGTTGGCTTTGGCAGCAAGGGAAAGCTATTGATGTTTAATGATTTGATCTATGAGTTGTGCAATGCAGATAGGTTAGATGAAGGATACAAATTGTTTAACCAAATGAAGGATCTTGGTGTGATTCCCACGGAGTTCACATATAATTCATTATTTTATGGCATTTGCAGGAGAAAAGATCCAAATGGTGCTTCTGATTTACTGAGGGAGATGTGCACCAATGGACATAGACCATGGATAAAGAATTGCACAGAAATGGTGCAACAGCTTTGCTTTAGTGGCAGGATAACAGAAGCTCTTGGCTTTCTAGAAGAAATGCTCAAAATGGGTTTTCTTCCTGATATCGTGACATACTCCGCAGCCATGAATGGACTGTGTAAAATCGGTGAGGTGGACAATGCGTTAGGACTCTTCCGTGACATTTCTGCCAAATCTTATCTTCCTGATGTGGTAGCACATAATATCTTGATAAATGGGTTCCGTCTATCAGGTAAATTAAATGAGGCGCAAGAAATTATGGAAGAGATGTTGGAGAAGGGTCTGTTTCCGTCTGTTGTTACCTACAACCTTATGATCGATGTTTGGTGCAAGTCTGGCAATATTGAAAAAGCGGTTGATTGCTTAAATAAAATGGTTGATGAAGAGAAGTCGCCAACAATAGTTACATATACAAGCTTGATAGATGGACTCTGCGGTGCTGGAAGACTTGACGAAGCCATTGTTTTGTGGCACAAAATGAGTGATAAAAATTGTGCTCCAAATAAGATAGCGTATACTGCTTTTCTAAATGGATTGTGCAAGTGTGGTCGAGTAGAGACTGCACTGACCTACTATGAGGAGATGATGACGAAAGGTTTTGTGTTAGATACCTTTTCCTGCTTATATTTTATAAATGCTTTGATATCAAATGGGAATACAACTAAAGGATGTGAACTTTTGAAAGAGGTTCTTCAAAGGGACATGACACAGGGTGATGATTTGAAAATGGTAGGATTAATAAATAAAGCAGTTGAAGTGTTGTCTAAAGATGGAAGTACTTCTCCAGAGATAAGTATACTTGTAGAGAAAGGTTTAATTTCAAGGGCTCAAACTATGGGCAAGAAAGATGGAAACTGA
- the LOC119333305 gene encoding uncharacterized protein LOC119333305 gives MTKQQPPPPVQSPLPNPRRADLCRRPVRAPAEGAEPEEAMPPGGSGGEHGYGEPAAARGGRDEEDPSRSSHPPPSPLPPGLAVIPMASEMEKEKELKNVRQEEEVPAASFPADALMEILSRVPCRPLCRFKCVSKEWLALCSYSHTRKMSLQTMSGFFYNDHGLRFHNLSGKGPPMVDPDLSFLRSSYKHFCVTQCSTSLLLCKCWKVPYPKQLGWNSLPKGKTEQFFEWPEADEFDYVVCNPATQEWTSLPPIELPDHLPLFRPGKYFLGFDAAIPSRFVVFVPLNSSQTYGLSADMVYSSDTGGWTLTEHNDFSTYSISYFESTFLNNTMHFPTRYSEIVTVDMERKDWRKIKMPRGMTNEYGDVSIGKSQGRLFAWHIKDQGDYQLSIWVLENYDSGKWTLKCTVSCSKLFGTDCRENYESYSMFAIHPECNLIFLTDNKKKTLSYDMDNQEVHIICATGDFLEGLPYTPSFVEWTSDGH, from the exons ATGACGAAAcaacagccgccgccgcccgtccaatcCCCCTTGCCAAACCCTCGACGAGCCGACCTGTGCCGCCGGCCGGTGAGAGCCCCTGCCGAGGGCGCCGAACCGGAGGAGGCGATGCCGCCAGGAGGTAGCGGAGGCGAGCACGGCTACGGGGAGCCGGCAGCCGCCCGCGGAGGCCGGGACGAGGAAGATCCATCCCGTTCTTCGcatccgccgccgtcgccgttgccgcctGGCCTCGCCGTCATTCCCATGGCATCTGAG atggagaaggagaaggaacTGAAGAATGTGCGGCAGGAGGAGGAGGTTCCCGCGGCGAGCTTTCCGGCGGACGCTCTCATGGAGATCCTGTCACGCGTGCCCTGCAGGCCGCTGTGCCGCTTCAAGTGTGTGTCCAAAGAGTGGCTCGCCCTCTGCTCCTACTCCCACACCCGCAAGATGTCGCTGCAGACCATGTCCGGCTTCTTCTACAATGATCACGGCTTGCGTTTCCACAATTTGTCCGGAAAAGGTCCTCCCATGGTCGACCCCGACCTCTCTTTCTTGCGCAGCAGCTATAAGCATTTCTGTGTCACGCAATGCAGCACCAGCCTTCTCCTTTGCAAGTGCTGGAAAGTTCCCTATCCTAAGCAGCTCGGTTGGAATTCTCTTCCCAAAGGAAAAACCGAGCAATTTTTTGAATGGCCCGAGGCCGACGAATTCGATTACGTTGTCTGCAATCCTGCCACTCAGGAGTGGACTTCGTTGCCTCCTATAGAATTGCCTGATCACCTTCCGCTTTTCCGCCCAGGCAAATACTTTTTAGGTTTTGACGCGGCCATTCCTTCCCGCTTCGTCGTGTTTGTGCCCCTGAACTCATCTCAGACATATGGCCTGTCCGCGGACATGGTCTACTCATCAGATACAGGAGGATGGACTTTAACAGAGCACAATGATTTCAGTACATATTCAATTAGTTATTTTGAAAGCACCTTCCTGAATAACACTATGCATTTCCCTACTCGTTATTCGGAAATAGTCACAGTAGATATGGAaaggaaagattggaggaaaattaaaATGCCACGTGGCATGACAAATGAATATGGCGATGTTTCCATTGGGAAGTCCCAGGGACGCTTGTTTGCTTGGCATATAAAGGATCAAGGTGATTATCAACTCTCTATTTGGGTTCTTGAAAATTATGACAGCGGAAAGTGGACCTTAAAGTGTACTGTTAGCTGTTCCAAACTGTTTGGAACGGATTGTCGCGAAAATTACGAGTCCTACTCCATGTTCGCAATTCATCCAGAATGTAATTTGATTTTCCTTACTGACAATAAGAAGAAGACATTGTCATATGATATGGATAATCAGGAAGTGCATATTATCTGTGCTACTGGAGATTTCTTGGAAGGTCTACCTTACACTCCCTCTTTTGTGGAATGGACATCAGATGGTCACTAA